One Oncorhynchus kisutch isolate 150728-3 linkage group LG11, Okis_V2, whole genome shotgun sequence genomic region harbors:
- the flt3 gene encoding receptor-type tyrosine-protein kinase FLT3 yields the protein MKGKRRVEIAALLLLCALCDGDELQPQRDAPRAQCITTSLTGVWCTLSEAHLNGSGPTRLEVPAGQSLHIIMQSLPGDPVCSWSRGPDPIRGGYSMAIPQTSVSDSGEYSFGCVNCGIISSLTLSLLVGPPLRRPSKPHLKYIPGRRGFLPNFQCSSEGNPKPEIKWFNNLDKTGQGSHGNETSKDSERSNNTEGSKPYYKTPVMCCAINPKGEECSQLYDYDLDSSRSVDDDNEAPEITLSPGQPLLLRCRERENSTTQWLTENQEHVSVYKLSYKGIGMTYLFFESVRVNHSGIYICRSNKNKIKSTHIRVLEKGFISIDQLNESSTISAQEMPGFCLRALVSSYPLLRCHWLSPGGVQTQCPEPTRLWKNRTLELCNPEPGEYQLNLEAGVLNLTKTLSLCVASTPTPTLFQEEDYITCKTNSPLPFNLTWRFCSLSNDSCQSESAAWKEIPAPPPELCDSDQFCHKKVLSSLDRVEVGNHFVKCCIANSVHPQSHCSETLFNAGMVFQQQRTFKRPSNSSQLLKVSSLVLFLALMLVSVALLYFLRKKKPQYQSQLQVIQMTGSNDNDYIYINFKDFQYDQKWEFPRENLELGKELGSGAFGMVLQATAHGICNPGISLQVAVKMLKEKHETVEKEALMSELKMLTHIGRHANIVNLLGACTGSGPTYLIFQYCHNGDLLNYLKNNRELYHKSLTEAFTRDRFSRLYHNLPKRSSTGGQESIALLSLTSSPMDTSDGPGIYEKLQEEEEEALTYDDLLSFSYQVAKGMDFLSSKHCIHRDLAARNVLVSQGGLVKIGDFGLARDIHNDSNYVVRGNVRLPVKWMAPESIFQGMYTMQSDVWAYGILLWEVFSLGLTPYPGIKVDNNFYVMIERGFKMEQPYYASESVYKMMCKCWALEPRGRPHFAKLVAFMGDQLADIEEKLYCKLILDKSSNDSLYQNAPVNSDLSALAKEKEILLTQTHSTGEAPTTKTTPSDMDAMEADDDTPL from the exons ATGAAGGGAAAGAGGAGAGTTGAGATCG CGGCGCTCCTGTTGCTGTGCGCTCTTTGTGACGGAGACGAGTTGCAGCCTCAGCGAGACGCACCTCGAGCGCAATGTATCACCACCAGCCTGACT GGGGTGTGGTGTACTCTGTCTGAAGCCCATCTGAATGGTTCTGGTCCTACCAGACTAGAGGTCCCTGCTGGGCAGAGCCTCCATATCATCATGCAGAGCCTCCCAGGAGACCCTGTCTGCAGCTGGAGCCGTGGACCTGACCCAATAAG AGGGGGCTATTCTATGGCCATACCACAGACGTCTGTGAGTGATTCTGGAGAGTACTCCTTCGGCTGTGTGAATTGTGGCATCATCTcctctctgacactctctctactgGTTGGACCTCCTCTGA GACGTCCGTCAAAGCCACATCTGAAATACATCCCTGGGAGAAGAGGCTTTTTACCTAACTTCCAGTGTTCTTCAGAGGGAAATCCCAAGCCAGAAATCAAATGGTTCAATAACCTTGACAAGACTGG ACAAGGTAGTCATGGGAACGAGACATCTAAAGACTCCGAGAGGTCCAACAACACAGAGGGAAGTAAACCATACTACAAGACACCAGTTATGTGCTGTGCTATTAACCCCAAAGGAGAAGAGTGTTCTCAGCTCTATGACTATG aCTTGGACAGCAGTCGTAGTGTGGATGATGATAATGAAGCTCCAGAGATCACTCTGAGCCCGGGTCAGCCCCTGCTGCtccgctgtagagagagagagaacagcaccaCACAGTGGCTGACGGAGAATCAGGAACAT GTGTCCGTATATAAACTATCCTATAAAGGAATAGGTATGACCTACCTGTTCTTTGAGTCGGTGAGAGTGAACCACAGTGGCATCTACATCTGCCGGAGCAACAAGAACAAGATCAAGTCCACCCACATCCGGGTCCTGG AGAAGGGCTTCATTTCCATCGACCAGCTGAATGAGAGCAGTACCATCTCAGCCCAGGAGATGCCAGGGTTCTGTCTGCGGGCCCTGGTCTCCTCATACCCTCTCCTACGCTGCCATTGGCTGAGCCCGGGTGGTGTACAGACCCAGTGCCCTGAACCCACACGGCTGTGGAAGAACAG gactcTGGAGCTATGCAACCCTGAGCCAGGAGAGTACCAGTTAAATCTGGAGGCTGGGGTGCTGAACCTCACAAagaccctctctctgtgtgtggcaa gtACGCCCACCCCCACTCTCTTCCAGGAAGAAGACTACATCACCTGTAAGACCAACAGCCCCCTCCCCTTCAACCTCACCTGGAGGTTCTGCTCTCTGTCCAATGACAG ctgtcaGTCAGAGTCTGCAGCCTGGAAGGAGATCCCTGCCCCTCCCCCAGAGCTCTGTGACTCAGACCAGTTCTGCCATAAGAAGGTCCTCAGCTCTCTGGACAGGGTCGAGGTGGGGAACCACTTTGTCAAGTGCTGCATTGCAAACTCTGTCCACCCACAGTCACACTGCAGCGAGACACTGTTCAATGCAGGAATGGTCTTTCAGCAGCAGCGTACCTTCAAACGAC CCTCCAACTCCTCTCAACTCCTGAAGGTGTCCAGTCTGGTTCTGTTCCTGGCTTTGATGCTGGTCAGCGTGGCACTGCTCTACTTCCTCAGGaaaaag AAACCCCAGTACCAGAGCCAGCTGCAGGTGATTCAGATGACGGGGTCTAATGACAACGACTACATCTACATCAACTTCAAAGACTTCCAGTATGACCAGAAATGGGAGTTCCCCAGAGAGAACCTGGAgctgg GGAAGGAGCTGGGCTCTGGGGCCTTTGGCATGGTGCTTCAAGCTACAGCCCACGGCATCTGCAATCCTGGGATCTCCCTGCAGGTGGCTGTCAAGATGCTGAAAG AGAAGCATGAGACAGTGGAAAAAGAGGCTCTGATGTCAGAGCTGAAGATGTTGACTCACATCGGACGGCATGCTAACATCGTCAACCTGCTGGGGGCGTGCACTGGCTCAG GGCCAACGTACCTGATCTTCCAGTACTGCCATAATGGGGACCTGCTGAACTACCTGAAGAACAACAGAGAGCTGTACCACAAGTCTCTGACCGAGGCTTTCACTAGGGACCGCTTCAGCAGACTTTACCACAACCTGCCCAAGAGGAGCTCCACTGGAGGGCAAGAGAGCATCGCCCTCCTCAgcctcacctcctctcccatGGACACCTCTGATG GTCCAGGGATCTATGAGAAGctgcaggaagaggaggaggaggcactgACCTATGACGACCTGCTCAGCTTTTCCTACCAGGTGGCCAAAGGCATGGACTTCCTGTCCTCTAAGCAC TGTATCCATCGGGACCTTGCGGCCAGGAACGTGTTGGTGTCTCAGGGTGGACTAGTAAAGATCGGAGACTTTGGACTGGCCCGGGACATCCACAACGACTCCAACTACGTAGTGAGAGGAAAT GTGCGTCTGCCAGTGAAGTGGATGGCTCCAGAGAGTATCTTCCAGGGGATGTACACCATGCAGAGCGACGTCTGGGCCTATGGTATCCTGCTGTGGGAGGTCTTCTCTCTGG GTTTGACCCCCTACCCGGGGATAAAGGTGGACAACAACTTCTATGTGATGATAGAGAGAGGTTTTAAGATGGAGCAGCCGTACTATGCCAGTGAATCTGT gTATAAGATGATGTGCAAGTGCTGGGCACTGGAGCCTCGGGGCCGCCCTCACTTTGCCAAGCTGGTGGCCTTCATGGGCGACCAACTGGCCGACATTGAGGAGAAG CTCTACTGTAAGCTCATCCTGGACAAGAGCTCCAATGACTCCTTATACCAGAATGCACCAGTGAATTCTGACCTCTCTGCCTTGGCCAAAGAAAAGGAGATTCTTTTGACACAGACCCATTCCACTGGAGAGGCCCCAACAACCAAAACAACACCCTCTGACATGGATGCCATGGAGGCTGATGATGATACACCTCTGTAA
- the LOC109900140 gene encoding pancreas/duodenum homeobox protein 1-like has translation MNREEHYYSPAQLFKNSCAYQSPHSEDYCHSPPPCLYMARQAQSVYSSPSIGGLDQASLPDIAPYSIPMREDPGVPQLHHPQAPQQTLQPGGYEYPGGLALCADRNKYHLPFPWMKTTKSHAHTWKGQWAGPYMVEAEENKRTRTAYTRAQLLELEKEFLFNKYISRPRRVELALTLSLTERHIKIWFQNRRMKWKKEEDKKRVRGVDPEQDSSITSGDLKDEAGVGVGGAGHPTTTTPPSPLNAHSMLGSRDSA, from the exons ATGAATCGAGAAGAGCACTACTATTCTCCCGCGCAGCTGTTCAAGAACTCCTGCGCCTACCAGAGTCCACACAGCGAGGACTACTGCCACAGCCCTCCGCCCTGCCTCTACATGGCCCGGCAGGCTCAGTCCGTCTACTCCTCGCCCTCCATCGGAGGGCTAGACCAGGCGAGTCTCCCTGACATTGCTCCTTACAGTATTCCCATGCGAGAGGACCCGGGTGTGCCGCAGCTCCACCACCCCCAGGCACCCCAGCAGACTCTCCAGCCAGGGGGTTACGAATACCCGGGGGGGTTGGCTCTGTGTGCCGATAGGAACAAATATCACCTGCCTTTCCCCTGGATGAAAACAACCAAGTCTCACGCGCACACCTGGAAGGGACAGTGGGCAG GCCCCTACATGGTGGAGGCGGAGGAGAACAAGCGGACAAGGACGGCCTACACGCGAGCACAGCTCCTGGAGCTGGAGAAGGAGTTCCTGTTCAACAAGTACATCAGCAGGCCGCGGCGTGTCGAGCTGGCCCTCACCCTCAgcctcacagagagacacatcaaGATCTGGTTCCAGAACCGACGAATGAAGTGGAAAAAGGAGGAGGACaagaagagagtgaggggggtCGACCCCGAGCAGGACTCGTCCATTACGTCAGGAGACTTGAAGGATGAGGCAGGGGTGGGAGTCGGGGGGGCAGGACATCCCACCACCACGACACCCCCCTCACCCTTAAACGCCCACTCCATGTTAGGTTCTAGAGACTCGGCCTAG